The region GATAGACAAGGAATCGGGCGGCTGTACGCGAATAGAAAGGGTACGGGCCGGGCTTGAAAAAGAAGGGGCGAGGGATTAGATTAATGAGCGCCAGGGATATCGAGTCCGCTGTTGCCGGTATCAGGCGGGGAGCGGTTGAGATTATACAAGAGGATGAGCTGCGGCGTAAGTTACTGGAGTCGGAGAAAACAGGTGTCCCCCTGAAGGTCAAGGCCGGTTTTGACCCGACGGCGCCGGACTTACACCTGGGCCATACCGTACTGATACAGAAGATGAAGCACTTTCAGGACCTAGGCCATGAGATTTTCTTTCTAATTGGTGATTATACCGGAATGATCGGCGATCCTTCGGGTAAGTCAGAGACCCGAAAGGCCTTGACCCGTGAAGAGGTGGCCGCTAATGCGGAAACCTATAAAGAACAAATATTCAAGATACTGGACCCGGAAAAGACGAAGATAGTTTTCAATAGCGCGTGGATGGAAAAACTGTCCGCCATGCAGCTCATTGAGCTGGCTGCACAATATACCGTAGCACGGATGTTGGAGCGAGAGGATTTCCACAAACGTTTTGTGACCCAGAAGCCCATTAGTATCCATGAGTTCCTATATCCATTGATGCAAGGATACGACTCTGTTGCCTTAAGGGCCGATGTAGAGATCGGGGGAACCGATCAGAAATTTAACCTGCTGGTAGGGCGCGAGCTGCAAAGGCTATACGGGCAAGATCCCCAGGTAGTTATAACCATGCCGCTTTTAGAGGGGCTGGACGGTGTGAACAAAATGAGCAAGTCTCTTAACAACTATATAGGTATCACTGAGTCGTCTAAAGAGATGTTCGGTAAGATCATGTCTGTCTCAGATGAACTAATGTTTCGTTATTATGAGTTGTTGAGCGATGTTGCTGCCTTGGAAGTAGATCAGTTGAAGGAAAAAATGGTTTCGGGTGAGGAGCACCCCAAAGAGATCAAGAAACGTCTGGCCGTGGAGCTGGTAGCCAGATTCCATGGGATGCATGAGGCGAAGCGGGCTGCCGAGGCGTTTGATGCACAGTTTAGTCTGCGCGAGATACCAACAGATATAGAAGAGGTAGTCCTTGAGAGGGCTTCGGGAGATAACGTCTGGCTGCCACGGCTACTTAAAGAAACGGGTTTTTGCCAGAGCACGTCTGAGGCCCGGAGGCTTATTAAGCAGGGTGCAGTGGAGATAGATGGCCGGCGTGTGGAAGATGTTGATAAGTCAATTCTGCCCACAGGAGAATATATTATAAAAGTAGGCAAAAGGCGCATTCAGAGGATTATATTTAAGTAATTACTAATAATTACCGATAGATATGGAGCAACAGAAAAAATTAAAAAAGCCTTGACAAATCCCGATAATTTGTTAGAATCACCTCTTCTCGTAAGGGATAAAGAAGCTTGACAGAATTCATCGAATAGTATAAAATTTGAGCAGATGAAGCTTGCTCTTTGAAAACTGAATAGCCAGATACAGGCGAGCCCTAAATTAAATAAATTGCAGTTTACCGTTTTAAACTGAAGAGTTTGATCCTGGCTCAGAATGAACGCTGGCGGCGTGCTTAACACATGCAAGTCGTACGAGAAATCTCGGGCTTGCTCGAGAGAGTAAAGTGGCGCACGGGTGAGTAACACGTAGGTAATCTACCTCCGGGTCAGGGATAACCCGCCGAAAGGCGGGCTAATACCTGGTAATACTCTGCCTGCGAGAGCAGGCAGGATCAAAGGTGGCCTCTGCATGCAAGCTACTGCTTGGAGATGAGCCTGCGGACCATTAGCTAGTTGGTAGGGTAATGGCCTACCAAGGCGACGATGGTTAGCTGGTCTGAGAGGACGGCCAGCCACACTGGAACTGGAACACGGTCCAGACTCCTACGGGAGGCAGCAGTGAGGAATATTGCGCAATGGGGGAAACCCTGACGCAGCGACGCCGCGTGGGTGAAGAAGGCCTTCGGGTCGTAAAGCCCTGTCAAGTGGGAAGAAATTCCTGCTAACTAATAAGTAGCAGGATTGACGGTACCGCTGAAGGAAGCACCGGCTAACTCCGTGCCAGCAGCCGCGGTAATACGGAGGGTGCAAGCGTTATTCGGAATTACTGGGCGTAAAGGGCGCGTAGGCGGTCAGGTAAGTCAGGTGTGAAAGCCCTCGGCTCAACCGAGGAAGTGCATTTGAAACTATCTGACTAGAGTACGGGAGAGGAAAGTGGAATTCCCGGTGTAGAGGTGAAATTCGTAGATATCGGGAGGAACACCTATGGCGAAGGCGGCTTTCTGGACCGATACTGACGCTGAGGCGCGAAAGCGTGGGGAGCAAACAGGATTAGATACCCTGGTAGTCCACGCTGTAAACGATGGGCACTAGGTGTGGGAGGTATCAATACCTTCCGTGCCGCAGCTAACGCATTAAGTGCCCCGCCTGGGGAGTACGGCCGCAAGGTTAAAACTCAAAGGAA is a window of Thermodesulfobacteriota bacterium DNA encoding:
- the tyrS gene encoding tyrosine--tRNA ligase; protein product: MSARDIESAVAGIRRGAVEIIQEDELRRKLLESEKTGVPLKVKAGFDPTAPDLHLGHTVLIQKMKHFQDLGHEIFFLIGDYTGMIGDPSGKSETRKALTREEVAANAETYKEQIFKILDPEKTKIVFNSAWMEKLSAMQLIELAAQYTVARMLEREDFHKRFVTQKPISIHEFLYPLMQGYDSVALRADVEIGGTDQKFNLLVGRELQRLYGQDPQVVITMPLLEGLDGVNKMSKSLNNYIGITESSKEMFGKIMSVSDELMFRYYELLSDVAALEVDQLKEKMVSGEEHPKEIKKRLAVELVARFHGMHEAKRAAEAFDAQFSLREIPTDIEEVVLERASGDNVWLPRLLKETGFCQSTSEARRLIKQGAVEIDGRRVEDVDKSILPTGEYIIKVGKRRIQRIIFK